The following is a genomic window from Serratia ficaria.
TGTAACATCCCCAGCCGAGCTGCGACAGGCCAAGAAAATGCGGCACGGTCATCGGCTCCAGCGACGGAAAGAACTTCAACAGCGTCAGCATCAGCGCGTTGGACGCCAGGTAAGTTTGTATGCCATACCAGGCAAAGGCGATCATGCCGCGGATCACCGCCGGAATATTGGCGCCGAACACCCCGAATGCCTGGCGGCTCAGCACCGCATAAGGCACGCCGCCCATCTGGCTGGGTTTGGCCACCAGATTGGCGCAGAGCTGCACGATGCAAATCCCCACCAGCAGGCAGATCAGCACCTGCCAGCTCGACAACCCAAGGGCGAAGAAGCTGGCGGCCACCACATAGCCGCCCATGCTGTGCACATCCGACATCCAAAAAGAAAAAATGTTGTACCAGCTCCAGTTCTGGTCGCGCGTCGGCGCCAGATCGTCGTTGCACAGCTTGGGGCTGTAGTTGTCATTGGGGTTTGGCATAAATCGTGCTCCTCTCAAGAACGGGCGCCAGGACGGTTGGCAAAGGTCGTTGACAGGGCTTTTGCAGGATTCAGGCCAAATTTATCTTTTTTGTATACAAAATATCTTGTTCTTGTATACGATTTGATTATCTAAGGGTATACGGAGCAGCAAGATGATCGGCACGACGATCGGCGCCAACGCCGCACAGCATGGGCAATCCGCCGCCTATTTCATTGAGGATCAGGACGATCACATCTATAACTCGCTGGTAAAAGCTATCGTTGAACACCGGCTGCTGCCCGGCAGCAAATTGCCGGAAGAAGCGCTGGCGGAGACCTTCGGCGTCAGCCGCACCGGCATCCGTCGGGTGCTGCAGCGCCTTGCCGCAGTGCAGTTGGTCAGCCAGCTGCCCAAACGTGGTGCACAGGTCGCCAGGCCGGGGGAAGCAGAGGCGATCGATGTGTTCCGGACGCGCAAAATGCTGGAGTGCGCCAACCTGCCGCAGGTGATCGCCCACTGCGGCCCTGAACGGCTGCAGGCGATGGTGGCCATCGTCGAGCAGGAACAGCGGGCGCACCAGGAGCGGGACGGCGCGGCGGCGATCCGGCTGTCCGCCGCGTTTCACGTTCAGCTGCAGGCGATCGCCGGCAACGCGGTGCTGACCGAGCTGGTGTCGCAGCTGACGCTGCGTTCATCGCTGGTGATCGCCGTCTATGGCGCGCCCTGGCAGCAAGGCTGCCGCTGCCACGATCACCGCGATCTGCTGACGCTGTTGCAACAGCGCGACGCCGCGGCGCTGGCGCAGCGGATGGCCGGCCATTTTGACGATATCCTGGCCCATTTGCGCTTTACCCAGGGCGACGACGAATCGCCCGATTTTGCGCGGCTCTTTACGGCGGAAGAAAAGGGGGCGCAATGAGCGGTCGCTGCGTGATCCAGGTGATCAACCCCAATACCAGCCAGGCGATGACGGCCACCATCGGCGCCGCCGCACGCGCCGTGGCCGCGGCGGATACGGAAATCCTGGCGGTGTGTCCGCAGGAGGGCGCGCCGTCCATCGAAGGGCATTTTGACGAGGCGATCGCCGCCGTCGGCGTACTGCAGCAGGTGAAGCTTGGCCGCGAAGCCGGCGTCAGCGGCCATATCATCGCCTGCTTTGGCGATCCGGGGTTGCTGGCGGCGCGGGAGCTGGCGCGCGCGCCGGTCATTGGCATCGCCGAGGCGGCGATGCATACCGCCACGCTGCTGGCGACGCGTTTCTCCATCGTCACCACGCTGCCGCGCACGCTGATCATCGCCCGTCATTTATTGCATCAATACGGTTTCGAACGCCACTGCGCGGCGCTGCACGCCATCGATCTGCCGGTGTTGGCGCTGGAAGACGGCAGCGGGGCGGCGCAGCAAAAGGTGCGTCAGCAATGTCTGCAGGCCAAGCGGCAGGACGGCAGCGGGGCGATCGTGCTCGGCTGCGGCGGCATGGCGGATCTGGCGCGTGAGTTGACGCGCGAGCTGGGGATCCCGGTGATCGACGGCGTCAGCGCGGCGGTCAAAATGATCGAGTCGCTGCATGCGCTGGGGTTGAGCACCAGCAAGCACGGCGATCTGGATTTTCCGTTGGCCAAGCCGCTGTCCGGCAGGTTCGACGGTTTTAATTCGTAATTTTAATGGGAAGCGGCGATGAATCAGTACCAATTTGACAAAGACTACCCGCGCGATCTGATCGGCTACGGCGGCCGCCCGCCGCACGCGGGCTGGCCGGGAGGCGCCCGCATCGCGGTGCAGTTTGTCCTCAACTATGAAGAGGGCGCGGAAAACAACGTGCTGCACGGCGACGCCGGCTCTGAACAGTTTCTTTCCGACATCGTCGGCGCGGCCAGCTATCCGGATCGGCATATGTCGATGGATTCACTGTATGAATATGGCTCGCGCGCCGGCTTCTGGCGGATCCACCAGGAGTTTCAGCGCCGCGCTTTGCCGCTGACGGTGTTTGGCGTCGCCATGGCGCTGGCGCGCAATCCGCAGGTGGTGCAGGCGATCAAAGAGGCCGACTATGACGTGGTGAGCCATGGCTGGCGCTGGATCCATTACCAGCAGATGGATGAGGTTAGCGAACGCCAGCATATGCGGCAGGCGATCGCGACGCTGCGCGAGCTGTTCGGCCAGGCGCCGATCGGCTGGTATACCGGCCGCGACAGCCCGAATACCCGCCGGCTGCTGGTGGAACAAGGCGGCTTTTTATACGACAGCGACTATTACGGCGACGATTTGCCGTTCTGGACCGAGGTACGGTGCGCCACCGGCGAGAGCAGGCCGCATCTGATTGTGCCCTATACGCTGGAAGCCAACGATATGCGCTTTGCGTCGCCGCAGGGCTTCAACACCGGCGAGCAGTTCTTTACCTATCTGAAGGACAGCTTCGACGTCCTGTACGCCGAGGGCGAAACCTCGCCGAAGATGCTGTCGATCGGCATGCATTGCCGCTTGCTGGGGCGCCCCGGCAAGTTTCGCGCGCTGCAGCGCTTCCTGGATTATATTCAGCGGCACGATCGGGTGTGGATATGCCGGCGGCAGGATATCGCCGAGCATTGGGCGGAGCATCATCCGTTCAGCAAATGATAAGGGCCGGCATTGCCGGCCCTTTTGCATAGGATCAGAACAATACCGAATAGTTCAGGCCGAAGGTGCGGCCGCGGCCTTTATAGCTGTACAGCTCAGACGAGCCGTAGGTCGGGCTATACAGGATAGGCGCGCGCTGGCCCCAAACGGTGGTGTATTGCTTGTCCAACAGGTTTTCCACGCTGAAGCTGAGCTTGCCCACCGGCAGGTTGTAGCTGCCGAGGAAGTCGATGGTGTTGTAGCCGTCGATCTTGCGTCCTTGGGTGGAGTTGGCCTTGGTGTAATCGCCGTCGTCCGACACGTCGAAGGTCTGCTGCGACTGCAGGCGCAGGTTCCAGTCGCCCGGCGCCCAACCGACGTAAGCGGTGACTTTCGACGGGCTGGCGGTGTCGACCACCAACTTTTTCCATTCGCCGTTGACCTTGGTCTCGGAGCGAATGAGGTTGAAGTTGGTGCCGGCGCTCCAGTCGCTGTCTTCGAAGAAGTAATCCACCGCGCCTTCCAGCCCGTAGATGCGGCGCTTGTCCGAGTTGACGTTGATGGTCATGTCGGTTTT
Proteins encoded in this region:
- the puuE gene encoding allantoinase PuuE — protein: MNQYQFDKDYPRDLIGYGGRPPHAGWPGGARIAVQFVLNYEEGAENNVLHGDAGSEQFLSDIVGAASYPDRHMSMDSLYEYGSRAGFWRIHQEFQRRALPLTVFGVAMALARNPQVVQAIKEADYDVVSHGWRWIHYQQMDEVSERQHMRQAIATLRELFGQAPIGWYTGRDSPNTRRLLVEQGGFLYDSDYYGDDLPFWTEVRCATGESRPHLIVPYTLEANDMRFASPQGFNTGEQFFTYLKDSFDVLYAEGETSPKMLSIGMHCRLLGRPGKFRALQRFLDYIQRHDRVWICRRQDIAEHWAEHHPFSK
- a CDS encoding GntR family transcriptional regulator, which codes for MIGTTIGANAAQHGQSAAYFIEDQDDHIYNSLVKAIVEHRLLPGSKLPEEALAETFGVSRTGIRRVLQRLAAVQLVSQLPKRGAQVARPGEAEAIDVFRTRKMLECANLPQVIAHCGPERLQAMVAIVEQEQRAHQERDGAAAIRLSAAFHVQLQAIAGNAVLTELVSQLTLRSSLVIAVYGAPWQQGCRCHDHRDLLTLLQQRDAAALAQRMAGHFDDILAHLRFTQGDDESPDFARLFTAEEKGAQ
- the hpxA gene encoding allantoin racemase codes for the protein MSGRCVIQVINPNTSQAMTATIGAAARAVAAADTEILAVCPQEGAPSIEGHFDEAIAAVGVLQQVKLGREAGVSGHIIACFGDPGLLAARELARAPVIGIAEAAMHTATLLATRFSIVTTLPRTLIIARHLLHQYGFERHCAALHAIDLPVLALEDGSGAAQQKVRQQCLQAKRQDGSGAIVLGCGGMADLARELTRELGIPVIDGVSAAVKMIESLHALGLSTSKHGDLDFPLAKPLSGRFDGFNS